TGCAGCATCCGCATATTCTGGCCGTGCACGACTCCGGCGGCGCCGACGGACAGCTCTGGTTCACCATGCCGTACGTCGAGGGAGAGACCTTGCGGAGCCGGCTGCTGCGGGAGAAGCAGCTCCCGGTGGGTGACGCGCTGCGCATCGCCCGCCAGGTGGCCGACGCGCTGCACTACGCGCACCAGCACGGCGTGATCCATCGGGACATCAAGCCCGAGAACATTCTGCTCACCGGCAACCTCTCGCTCGACCAGGGCACAACGGGGGAATTCCACGCCCTCGTCGCGGACTTCGGGATCGCACGAGCGGTCGCGGCCGAGCCGGGCGAGCGGTTGACCGAGACCGGACTCAGCCTGGGCACGCCCCACTACATGAGCCCCGAGCAGGCGCTGGCGCAGCGGGACGTCGATCAGCGGACCGACATTTACGCTTTGGGCTGCGTCCTCTACGAAATGCTCACCGCTGAGCCGCCCTACACCGGGCCGACGCCCCAGGCGATCCTGGCCAAGCGGCTCACCGAGCCGGTCCCGCACGTGCGCACGACTCGTGAGGTGCCTCCGGCCCTGGAGCGCGCGGTGACCAGGGCGCTGGCCCGATCGCCTGCAGATCGCTTCCCCACCGCGGGCGAGTTTGCGGCCGCGCTGCAGACCGACCCGGCGGCGGATGGCGCCGGCACCAGGGACACCACGGCAACGCAGCGCCCGGGCCGGAGGGTGGCTCGACCGATCGTGCTCGGGGCGACGCTGCTGCTGCTGGTGCTCGGCGCCTACGCCGCGCTCCGGTGGATCAGGCCGGCAGGAGCGGCCCCGGCGGCTTCTGCCGCGGTCCTTCCCTTCGTCGATCTGAGCCCCGAGAGGGATCGGGAGTACTTCAGCGACGGACTCACCGAGGAGTTGATCACCACGCTCAGTCAGGTGCCCGGCCTCCGGGTTGCGGCCCGGACCTCCTCGTTTCAGTTCAAGGGACAGAGCGTCGACCTGCACGAGGTCGGCCGGAGGCTCGATGTCGGCGCCGTGCTGGAGGGGAGCGTGCGGAGGAGCGGCAATCGGCTCAGGGTCAGCGCCCAGCTCATCAATGTGAAGGATGGGTACCAGCTCTGGTCCGAGTCCTACGATCGAGATCTGGCCGATGTGTTCGCCGTGCAGGAGGATGTGGCGCGGTCCATCGTCGCCGCTCTTCGGGTGCGGCTCGCGCCGGCCCGTGATTCGACTCTGGCCCTGCGCCCCACCGGCGATCTCCAGGCCTACGATCTATACCTCAAGGGACGGTTTGCCTGGAACCAGCGAACCGGTCCTGCCCTGCGGGACGCGGTGCAATACCTGGAACAGGCCGTGGCGCTAGACTCGACCT
This Gemmatimonadales bacterium DNA region includes the following protein-coding sequences:
- a CDS encoding protein kinase: MLHHLQASLADRYRIERELGRGGMATVFLAHDLRHDRPVALKVLHPGLAQLLGPERFLREIRLCARLQHPHILAVHDSGGADGQLWFTMPYVEGETLRSRLLREKQLPVGDALRIARQVADALHYAHQHGVIHRDIKPENILLTGNLSLDQGTTGEFHALVADFGIARAVAAEPGERLTETGLSLGTPHYMSPEQALAQRDVDQRTDIYALGCVLYEMLTAEPPYTGPTPQAILAKRLTEPVPHVRTTREVPPALERAVTRALARSPADRFPTAGEFAAALQTDPAADGAGTRDTTATQRPGRRVARPIVLGATLLLLVLGAYAALRWIRPAGAAPAASAAVLPFVDLSPERDREYFSDGLTEELITTLSQVPGLRVAARTSSFQFKGQSVDLHEVGRRLDVGAVLEGSVRRSGNRLRVSAQLINVKDGYQLWSESYDRDLADVFAVQEDVARSIVAALRVRLAPARDSTLALRPTGDLQAYDLYLKGRFAWNQRTGPALRDAVQYLEQAVALDSTFARAWAALADAYILAYNYGGGGSVADTWRKAQGAAKKALALDPTSAEAYTTLGYGNMLFAWNWQAAEQNFRRAIAADPNYATGHHWYGDFLAGRHRLTESLAEMNRAHQLDPLSRQIGVELGWVLYLMHRNDEAAAQISQTLTLDPNYSQAHARLGMVRIQQRRYDEAIALLKRSIDLGGFYAYSASPLTVAYARSGDRVAAARTLDELKRRAATELVPPYSMAVAYAGLGDVTQGIAWLNRGIDTKDAYLPENFSEPLLDPLRKDPRFARALARMDLAPSSEDSSSAPSAGR